In Verrucomicrobiota bacterium, a single genomic region encodes these proteins:
- a CDS encoding rubredoxin, which yields MQKYVCDVCGYIYDPAEGDPDGGIPPGTAFDDLPADWVCPECGVGKDQFSPAEE from the coding sequence ATGCAGAAATACGTGTGCGACGTGTGTGGCTACATCTACGACCCGGCCGAGGGCGATCCCGACGGCGGCATTCCTCCAGGCACCGCGTTCGACGACCTGCCGGCCGACTGGGTCTGCCCCGAGTGCGGGGTGGGCAAGGACCAGTTCTCGCCCGCGGAGGAGTAG